The DNA window GGATGTTGCAATAAGTAAAAAATGTCCGTTTATTACAATTAATGATTCCGGTGGTGCAAGAATTCAGGAAGGAATTGATTCGCTGGCCGGTTATGGGGAAATTTTTTACAGGAACGTGATGGCCTCCGGGTTCATTCCTCAGATTTCTGTGATTTTAGGGCCTTGTGCCGGCGGAGCAGTGTATTCCCCGGGAATCACGGATTTTGTTTTTATGGTTGAGAACATTGCGCAGATGTATATTACCGGACCTAAGGTTGTGAAAAGCGTAACGGGCAGCAGCATAACGGCTGAGGAACTTGGCGGCTACAAGGTTCATACCAGGGAAAGCGGAGTCTCCCATTTCTGCTATCCGGACGAAGAAACATGCTTTCATGAATTACGCCGTCTGATTGGCATGCTGCCAAAAAACTGTGAAGAGAAAGCTGCTCTGCCCAGAAAAGAATTATATGAAAAAAAATCCGGGGAGATTGAAATACCTGAGAACACCCGCATTGGATACGATGTCAGGGAGGTGATTCGCGCAGTAATGGATGACGAAACTTTTATGGAAGTTTCACCTGAATTTGCACAATCAATTGTAGTTGGATTTGCATCTCTATGCGGGACGACAATCGGTGTTGTTGCAAACCAGCCCAGGTGTCTTGCAGGGAGTCTGGATTGTGACACGAGCGATAAAGCGGCAAGATTTGTCCGGTTTTGTGATGCGTTTGGGATACCATTAATCACGTTTACGGATGTGCCGGGATATCTGCCGGGAAGTTCACAGGAAACAAAGGGGATTATCCGCCATGGGGCAAAATTGCTCTATGCTTTTTCAGAGGCAACCGTTCCTAAAATCAATATTATATTGAGAAAAGCTTACGGTGGAGCTTATATTGCGATGAACAGCAAGCACCTGGGAGCCGATTTTGTGATAGCATGGCCGACAGCCGAGGTGGCTGTAATGGGAGAAGACGGTGCAGTCGAGATACTATATGCAAAAGAACTGAAAAATCTGTCGGGGAAGGAACGGGCCGATTTTTTAGAGGAGAAAAAAACAGAATATAAGACAGAGGTTATCAACTATAAACACGGACTTGAAATGGGGTATATTGATCAGGTAATCCAGCCATCTGAGACAAGGGAAACAATCTATACCCTCTTAAATAATGCCTTAAAGAAAAAACGATTTAGTAAAGCCAAAATACTCCGGAAAAAACACGGGAATATCCCGTTGTAAAAAGAAATTAATTAAACTGGAGGTTCATTATGTGGCGAAAAATTCTATTGCTATGTGTCATCGGTATGATGGTTCTTATTTTCCTGTTTTCGAGTCAGGCCGGAGCTTCTTCCCACTACATCAGCGATATGGCGGGAAGGATTCTGGGATTGTTCAGGGAAGATGAGAATGGAGAGTTCTACGGCCGGTTTCTTATCTGGGAGTGGAATGTCAGGCAGCTTGGCCATATGACGCTTTTTGGCTTTTTGGGAGGTGTTACCCATTCCTACCTGCTATCGAAACAGGATGAGTTGACGGGAGGATGCATTTTAAAATGTTCTTTTTTGTCAGCACTGCTCTGTTTTCTTTACGGATGTATTGATGAGTTCCATCAGTACTTTGTAAATGGGAGAAATGCGAGATTCCAAGATGTTCTGGTGGATGCAATTGGATTTTTGACAGCCATTTGTGTTTTGAATGCCCTGATTTGGCTATATAAAGTAATAAAAAACAGAATGTAAATAATTAATAGAAGTGATTTTGCGGAAAGGAAACAAAGATGAATATTACACATGTAATGGCGCAGACAATGTATACACAGGATATGTATATGTTGATTAATACATGTTTTGATGGGAGAGAGCACAAGTTCTGTACAGGGCATGCAAAACGTAAGGATTCTTTGGCTCCGATAGGATTAAATCAGGCGGAAGGAAATGCCGAAGTAATCAATCCTAAAAATTTCTTTAAATATATTAAAAATCTCAATGAATGTGATGCAATTATCCTGCATGGATTATTTAATTTTAAACATTTCATTTTTATTTCCAGAAAGAAAGAATGGCTGGCGAAAACGTGCTGGGTAATCTGGGGAGGCGACATTTACCGTCACAATGAAAAAACGAACCGTTGGGGAGTAAAACTGACAGAATATCTGAAACAAAAATATGCATCTCAGATAGGTTATGTGGCAACCCTGGTCGATAAAGATCTGCCGCTGGCACGCCAGTGGTATCATGTTACAGGTAAACACTTTTCTCTGAGCTATCCGCTTCCGATCCAGCGTCCGGGAGTAATGCAGAAGCTGACAGAGAAAGGTAATAAAAAGGATGGCAGGAACAAGACCGTCA is part of the [Clostridium] symbiosum genome and encodes:
- a CDS encoding VanZ family protein; translated protein: MWRKILLLCVIGMMVLIFLFSSQAGASSHYISDMAGRILGLFREDENGEFYGRFLIWEWNVRQLGHMTLFGFLGGVTHSYLLSKQDELTGGCILKCSFLSALLCFLYGCIDEFHQYFVNGRNARFQDVLVDAIGFLTAICVLNALIWLYKVIKNRM
- a CDS encoding acyl-CoA carboxylase subunit beta, producing the protein MDEINKIEAAKQKQHAKGKLFVTERLEQLFDDGKYKELFDKGRRIGVLICEGRVNGKKVIVAAQDFTYRGGTLGMKIGENIARAQDVAISKKCPFITINDSGGARIQEGIDSLAGYGEIFYRNVMASGFIPQISVILGPCAGGAVYSPGITDFVFMVENIAQMYITGPKVVKSVTGSSITAEELGGYKVHTRESGVSHFCYPDEETCFHELRRLIGMLPKNCEEKAALPRKELYEKKSGEIEIPENTRIGYDVREVIRAVMDDETFMEVSPEFAQSIVVGFASLCGTTIGVVANQPRCLAGSLDCDTSDKAARFVRFCDAFGIPLITFTDVPGYLPGSSQETKGIIRHGAKLLYAFSEATVPKINIILRKAYGGAYIAMNSKHLGADFVIAWPTAEVAVMGEDGAVEILYAKELKNLSGKERADFLEEKKTEYKTEVINYKHGLEMGYIDQVIQPSETRETIYTLLNNALKKKRFSKAKILRKKHGNIPL